The following are from one region of the Polyangiaceae bacterium genome:
- a CDS encoding prolyl oligopeptidase family serine peptidase, translating into MKRVLPTLICCLAVGCTKAPRGAEAPGAAQPASAQASGPQLLLQPQLVRQQGEPTFNGTAFFLTTGKHALVVSSAHFITEKIDAFNFWSMQGKPLFQSRYSLWGFDEQGTDGAIQDLTLDLMVTAVPRVPAGFQVLEADPRKYIPPGERVWLPNKQESAAGHERVEGRIVEWDPGFVDVDLDRPIQFHSQSGSPVISVTSGKVVGVVSRVGGNSRMRLTPIWIAHQMLRMLVVGPKDQSRLSESGPADVGSSVPQGNAPRSIAPTFAWPDADWSLVTATSNKDDLSFAKQNIQVRKVESGAHVTSLTDSSSYYEFDLSADGSSLQNFQFAPTFRNRLRADAAPGVTDQDIDAYLRRLETEYSGAFGSFSVNWVGQTFRVGSDYERKIDVNLFGIPATLHETFRLTRTHRCMREKARRCVELKLRRQYGATEIARIHSELALRGDPLAAQEIPDVRYMASVSFEEQGMVPHTLVTWRTAYTSEPSVTWKLWYFAHPDPARERTKADSRKTADSGTTQPRLPNDEPIPALGVPVNAGVSLRELRAAARPLYMTGPGPEAAPVPPPPGAQEMLYTSGALQLRGWLAKPNAPGNAPIVVYLHDAFSPSPADWSAAGEFLKRGFAVFVPQLRGEAGNPGAFSLFFNEVDDVVAAGNACAGLPGVDPKRIYLVGRGNGGTLALLVAEQPSPFAAAAAITPVETTRLAFQYPLAMPFDTSDTRELALRDPLRFPGELRLKTLILTPNPAQPAAAFCTKVPSGGCSVSKLGESPAADAQAIVTAWQ; encoded by the coding sequence ATGAAACGAGTCTTGCCAACGTTGATCTGCTGCCTCGCCGTGGGTTGCACCAAGGCCCCACGCGGAGCCGAAGCGCCCGGCGCCGCGCAGCCAGCCAGCGCTCAAGCGAGCGGGCCCCAGCTCCTGCTGCAACCGCAGCTCGTCCGCCAACAAGGCGAGCCAACCTTCAACGGCACTGCGTTCTTCTTGACCACTGGCAAGCACGCGCTGGTCGTGTCCTCAGCGCACTTCATCACCGAGAAGATTGACGCATTCAATTTCTGGAGCATGCAAGGCAAGCCGCTGTTTCAGTCCCGCTACTCGCTATGGGGATTCGACGAACAGGGCACGGATGGCGCCATCCAAGACCTTACGCTGGACTTGATGGTGACCGCTGTTCCCCGCGTTCCCGCGGGCTTTCAGGTGCTTGAAGCCGACCCGCGCAAATACATCCCTCCTGGGGAGCGGGTGTGGCTCCCGAACAAGCAGGAGAGCGCGGCGGGTCACGAACGCGTCGAGGGTCGCATCGTCGAGTGGGATCCTGGCTTCGTGGACGTGGATCTGGACCGTCCCATTCAGTTTCACTCCCAGAGCGGCAGCCCGGTGATCAGCGTCACCTCCGGAAAGGTCGTTGGGGTGGTGAGCCGCGTCGGTGGCAACAGCCGGATGCGACTGACGCCGATTTGGATCGCGCATCAAATGCTCCGCATGTTGGTCGTTGGACCGAAGGACCAGTCTAGGCTCAGCGAGAGCGGGCCAGCTGACGTGGGCTCGTCAGTTCCTCAAGGCAACGCTCCGCGGTCCATCGCGCCTACCTTCGCATGGCCCGACGCCGATTGGTCACTCGTAACGGCGACCAGCAACAAGGACGACCTGTCGTTCGCCAAACAGAACATCCAGGTGCGCAAGGTGGAGAGCGGCGCGCATGTGACCTCGCTGACGGATAGCTCAAGCTACTACGAGTTCGACCTGAGCGCAGATGGCAGCTCGCTCCAGAACTTCCAATTCGCACCCACGTTCCGCAACAGGCTCAGGGCCGACGCCGCGCCGGGCGTGACAGACCAAGACATCGACGCCTACCTCCGCCGTCTTGAAACCGAATACAGCGGCGCATTTGGCTCGTTTTCGGTCAACTGGGTTGGTCAGACGTTCCGCGTGGGGTCCGACTACGAGCGAAAGATCGACGTCAATCTGTTTGGGATACCAGCAACACTCCACGAAACGTTCAGGCTTACGCGTACCCACCGCTGCATGCGTGAAAAGGCCCGTCGATGCGTAGAACTCAAGCTCCGTCGCCAGTATGGTGCCACTGAAATCGCGCGTATCCACTCGGAACTGGCGCTGCGCGGCGACCCGCTCGCAGCGCAAGAGATCCCAGACGTCCGCTACATGGCGAGCGTCAGCTTCGAGGAGCAAGGGATGGTCCCCCACACGCTGGTTACGTGGCGCACTGCGTACACCAGCGAACCCAGCGTTACCTGGAAGCTGTGGTACTTCGCCCACCCAGATCCCGCACGAGAGCGCACGAAGGCGGATTCACGCAAAACGGCTGACAGCGGGACGACGCAGCCGCGACTTCCCAATGACGAACCGATTCCGGCGTTGGGGGTCCCCGTCAACGCTGGCGTTTCCCTCAGGGAGCTCCGCGCGGCGGCAAGACCCCTCTACATGACGGGTCCAGGCCCGGAGGCAGCGCCTGTTCCGCCTCCGCCGGGCGCCCAGGAGATGCTCTACACCAGCGGCGCGCTTCAGCTCCGCGGCTGGCTAGCCAAGCCGAACGCGCCAGGGAACGCGCCGATCGTCGTGTACCTACACGACGCTTTCAGCCCAAGCCCGGCTGACTGGAGCGCGGCGGGCGAGTTCTTGAAGCGGGGCTTCGCAGTGTTCGTCCCCCAGCTCCGAGGTGAGGCGGGCAACCCTGGCGCATTCAGCCTGTTCTTCAACGAAGTAGACGACGTAGTCGCCGCGGGCAACGCTTGCGCCGGACTGCCTGGTGTTGACCCGAAGCGCATCTACCTAGTCGGCCGCGGGAACGGCGGCACCCTCGCGCTGCTGGTGGCGGAGCAACCAAGCCCGTTCGCCGCGGCAGCCGCGATCACCCCCGTAGAGACGACACGGCTAGCCTTTCAGTACCCCCTTGCGATGCC
- a CDS encoding DUF2288 family protein: MSEPMNKETAIRTRLSETVGPVFFSDLKAHLVRDAVFVVAAEVSLVECGVAVALDDVERVHGLIEAGHLRKPSRQERSRWADTADAAWTAIVVQPYVLVQVTREMGDVS; the protein is encoded by the coding sequence ATGTCCGAACCCATGAACAAAGAGACGGCGATCCGCACGAGGTTGAGTGAGACGGTTGGGCCGGTGTTTTTCAGCGACTTGAAAGCACACTTGGTGCGGGACGCGGTGTTCGTGGTGGCGGCCGAGGTGAGCTTGGTGGAGTGCGGTGTTGCGGTCGCGTTGGACGACGTGGAGCGCGTCCACGGCCTGATCGAGGCTGGGCACCTGCGCAAACCGAGCCGTCAGGAGCGGTCGCGTTGGGCGGATACGGCGGACGCCGCCTGGACGGCCATCGTCGTGCAGCCCTACGTGCTGGTTCAGGTCACGCGGGAGATGGGCGATGTCTCCTGA
- a CDS encoding elongation factor G, translating to MTDLSLYRNIGIFAHVDAGKTTTTERILKLTGKIHKIGEVHDGAATTDFMEQEQERGITIQSAATTCFWKGHRFNIIDTPGHVDFTIEVYRSLKVLDGGVGVFCGSGGVEPQSETNWRYANDSKVARIIYVNKLDRMGADFYRVVKQIKEVLAARPVVMVLPIGIESEFKGIVDLLEKKAYVWDDSGLPENFKVEDIPADMVDDVEKYRAELIESAVEMDDDVMEKYLGGEEPDVETIKKCIRKGTIELKFFPTFCGSSFKNKGVQQVLDAVVDYLPNPTEVPPQPEVDLEGNETGEFAIVDPSKPLRALAFKIMDDRFGALTFTRIYSGKINKGDTVLNTATGKTERIGRMVEMHANDRTMVDSAQAGDIIAIVGLKNVRTGHTLCDEKQPATLEPMVFPDPVISVAVTPKDKANSEKLSNALSKMVAEDPSFHVEVDQESGETILKGMGELHLDIKVDILKRTHKVEATVGEPQVAYRETITKATDDSYTHKKQTGGSGQFAKIDYTIEPLEQGEGFIFESNVVGGNVPKEFIPSVEKGFKMMLDKGPQCGFPVVDIKVTLRDGGFHAVDSSQMAFETAARAAYRQTMPKCGPELLEPIMKVDVYVPDANVGDVIGDLNRRRGMIKSQEPGATNVHIRAECPLSEMFGYIGDLRSMTAGRGQFVMEFSHYSTCPRQIVEKVKEQVKEREARLAKK from the coding sequence ATGACGGACCTGAGTTTATACCGCAATATCGGGATCTTCGCCCACGTGGACGCGGGCAAGACCACGACCACCGAGCGCATCCTGAAGCTCACCGGCAAGATCCACAAGATCGGTGAGGTGCACGACGGTGCCGCCACGACCGACTTCATGGAGCAGGAGCAGGAGCGCGGCATCACGATTCAGTCCGCCGCCACGACGTGCTTCTGGAAGGGGCACCGCTTCAACATCATCGACACTCCCGGGCACGTGGACTTCACCATCGAGGTGTACCGCTCCCTCAAGGTGCTCGACGGCGGCGTGGGTGTGTTCTGCGGTTCCGGCGGCGTTGAGCCCCAGTCGGAGACCAACTGGCGCTACGCGAACGACTCCAAGGTCGCGCGCATCATCTACGTCAACAAGCTCGACCGCATGGGCGCTGACTTCTACCGCGTGGTGAAGCAGATCAAGGAAGTGCTCGCGGCACGTCCCGTGGTCATGGTGCTGCCGATCGGCATCGAGAGCGAGTTCAAGGGCATCGTCGATCTGCTCGAGAAGAAGGCGTACGTCTGGGACGACTCCGGGCTCCCGGAGAACTTCAAGGTCGAAGACATCCCCGCCGACATGGTGGACGACGTCGAGAAGTACCGTGCGGAACTGATCGAGTCGGCCGTCGAGATGGACGACGACGTGATGGAGAAGTACCTCGGCGGCGAAGAGCCCGACGTCGAGACGATCAAGAAGTGCATCCGCAAGGGCACCATCGAGCTCAAGTTCTTCCCGACGTTCTGCGGTTCGTCCTTCAAGAACAAGGGCGTGCAGCAAGTCCTCGACGCCGTCGTCGACTACCTGCCGAACCCCACCGAGGTTCCCCCGCAGCCCGAGGTTGACCTGGAAGGCAACGAGACGGGTGAGTTCGCGATCGTTGATCCCAGCAAGCCCCTGCGCGCGCTGGCGTTCAAGATCATGGACGACCGCTTCGGTGCCCTGACCTTTACCCGCATCTACTCGGGTAAGATCAACAAGGGTGACACCGTGCTGAACACCGCCACGGGCAAGACCGAGCGTATCGGCCGCATGGTGGAGATGCACGCCAACGATCGCACCATGGTGGACTCGGCTCAGGCTGGCGACATCATCGCGATCGTCGGTCTCAAGAACGTGCGCACCGGCCACACGCTGTGCGACGAGAAGCAGCCCGCGACCCTGGAGCCCATGGTGTTCCCGGATCCGGTTATCTCCGTCGCCGTGACGCCCAAGGACAAGGCCAACAGCGAGAAGCTGAGCAACGCGCTCTCCAAGATGGTCGCCGAGGACCCCTCTTTCCACGTGGAAGTGGATCAGGAGTCTGGCGAGACCATCCTCAAGGGCATGGGCGAGCTTCACCTCGACATCAAGGTCGACATCCTCAAGCGCACCCACAAGGTCGAGGCCACCGTGGGCGAGCCCCAGGTTGCCTACCGAGAGACCATCACGAAGGCCACCGACGACAGCTACACCCACAAGAAGCAGACGGGTGGTTCCGGTCAGTTCGCGAAGATCGACTACACCATCGAGCCTCTCGAGCAGGGTGAAGGCTTCATCTTCGAGTCCAACGTCGTCGGCGGTAACGTTCCGAAGGAATTCATCCCGTCCGTCGAGAAGGGCTTCAAGATGATGCTCGACAAGGGCCCGCAGTGTGGGTTCCCCGTCGTCGACATCAAGGTCACGCTGCGGGACGGTGGCTTCCACGCCGTCGACTCTTCGCAGATGGCGTTCGAGACGGCCGCGCGTGCCGCCTACCGCCAGACGATGCCGAAGTGTGGCCCCGAGCTGCTCGAGCCCATCATGAAGGTCGACGTCTACGTGCCCGACGCGAACGTCGGTGACGTCATCGGCGACCTCAACCGCCGCCGCGGCATGATCAAGAGCCAGGAGCCGGGCGCTACCAACGTGCATATCCGTGCGGAATGCCCGCTGTCCGAGATGTTCGGCTACATCGGTGACCTGCGCTCCATGACAGCTGGCCGCGGCCAGTTCGTGATGGAGTTCAGCCACTACTCAACTTGCCCGCGCCAGATCGTCGAGAAGGTGAAGGAGCAAGTGAAGGAGCGCGAAGCTCGCCTCGCCAAGAAGTGA
- a CDS encoding FIST C-terminal domain-containing protein codes for MPTHIATAIAPRLDTVLDTLVLRLDRQEPVLILAFASPEHPLGDVLDGVATRFPGAQVLGASSAGEFTEQREAKGAISLFALAGDFRIETGLGISLTEDPEAAVRSALGESTPDSEYPNETVIMLLDPLTGRGEEATLLAASLLGPSVPLAGGAAGDDLAMTSCQVGIPGRSGSDAVAIARVRSRRPLGLGVAHGHSPLAGPFRVTRASGSVIHELDGKPAFEVWAEATSQDARTRGMDPLLLEADQLGGFLLQYEAGLPNGDEYKVRAPLSKNEDGSLNFACGVAQGAQIHVMQGRPEQQISSAQRAAAAARKDLKDEVAGALVFDCICRNLILGESFNEALAEISKELGGAPLAGFETYGEIALAAGDWSGFHNTTSVVLAFPR; via the coding sequence ATGCCGACTCACATCGCCACCGCGATAGCACCTCGCCTGGACACGGTGCTCGACACCTTGGTCCTGCGCCTCGACCGGCAGGAACCGGTGTTGATTCTCGCCTTCGCCTCACCTGAACACCCCCTCGGGGATGTCCTGGATGGTGTCGCGACGCGCTTTCCTGGTGCGCAAGTTCTGGGTGCGTCGTCGGCGGGTGAGTTCACGGAGCAACGAGAGGCGAAGGGCGCAATCTCACTGTTTGCGTTGGCTGGAGACTTCCGCATCGAGACGGGACTCGGCATCAGTTTGACTGAAGACCCCGAAGCCGCGGTCCGAAGCGCCCTGGGCGAGTCGACGCCAGACAGCGAGTACCCCAACGAGACCGTGATCATGCTGTTGGATCCACTCACCGGGCGCGGTGAGGAGGCGACGTTGCTAGCAGCCTCGTTGCTGGGTCCGTCAGTGCCCCTGGCAGGCGGCGCGGCTGGAGACGACCTCGCGATGACGAGTTGCCAAGTCGGCATTCCTGGGCGCTCGGGAAGCGACGCGGTGGCCATCGCGCGCGTGCGCAGCAGACGCCCCCTTGGCCTTGGCGTAGCCCATGGTCACAGTCCGCTCGCCGGGCCGTTCCGGGTGACACGCGCATCGGGCAGCGTGATTCACGAACTCGACGGCAAGCCGGCGTTCGAGGTGTGGGCCGAAGCAACTAGTCAGGACGCGCGCACCCGGGGGATGGATCCGCTGCTGCTCGAAGCGGACCAACTTGGTGGTTTCCTCCTACAGTATGAAGCCGGTCTGCCCAACGGAGACGAGTACAAGGTGCGTGCCCCGCTCTCCAAGAACGAAGACGGCTCACTCAACTTCGCCTGCGGAGTCGCCCAGGGGGCGCAGATCCACGTGATGCAAGGGCGACCCGAACAGCAGATCAGCAGCGCGCAGCGTGCGGCGGCAGCGGCCCGCAAGGACTTGAAGGACGAGGTAGCGGGCGCGCTCGTGTTCGATTGCATCTGCCGAAACCTAATCCTCGGGGAATCCTTCAACGAAGCCCTCGCAGAGATCTCCAAGGAGCTCGGCGGCGCGCCGCTCGCAGGCTTCGAAACCTACGGAGAAATCGCGCTGGCCGCAGGCGATTGGTCCGGTTTCCACAACACCACCAGCGTGGTGCTCGCGTTTCCCCGTTGA
- a CDS encoding methyltransferase, with protein MSSPAKELAARLSAGETPDDEAFDQLLPTLQRAHSRQYWTPVAVACRVAEWLVEQRCRRLLDIGSGAGKLCGIVALKTELSVVGLEHRADLIDCSRSLAESLGVAARATFIHAALGEVALPAVDAYFLYNPFGENLLGNDGQIDQSVDFSEARFRQDVRLVQGLLRRAPQGTCLITYNGFGGVIPPGYVDQRVERHGLNDLVLWRRDGPA; from the coding sequence GTGTCGTCCCCAGCAAAGGAACTCGCTGCTCGTTTGTCTGCCGGGGAAACGCCGGACGATGAGGCTTTCGACCAACTCCTGCCGACGCTGCAGCGCGCTCACTCGCGGCAGTATTGGACCCCGGTGGCGGTGGCCTGCCGCGTCGCGGAGTGGCTCGTCGAGCAGCGCTGCAGGCGCTTGCTCGACATTGGCTCCGGCGCCGGAAAGCTCTGCGGGATCGTGGCGCTGAAGACCGAGCTCAGCGTAGTGGGGCTCGAACACCGCGCGGACCTGATAGACTGCAGTCGTTCCCTCGCGGAATCTCTCGGTGTCGCGGCGCGCGCGACCTTCATCCATGCGGCGCTGGGCGAAGTCGCCCTGCCGGCGGTCGATGCGTACTTCCTGTACAACCCATTCGGGGAGAATCTGCTGGGCAACGACGGGCAGATCGACCAAAGTGTAGACTTCAGCGAAGCGCGCTTTCGCCAAGACGTGCGCCTCGTTCAGGGGTTACTGCGACGGGCACCCCAGGGGACGTGCCTGATCACCTACAATGGCTTTGGAGGTGTGATACCTCCCGGATATGTGGACCAGCGTGTGGAACGCCACGGCTTGAACGATCTCGTCCTGTGGCGCCGAGATGGACCAGCGTAG
- a CDS encoding sigma-54-dependent Fis family transcriptional regulator, translated as MSRAHLLVVDDEVAILSTLKKALTLEGYSVDVAGGVGLAAERLSRGSYDLMILDVALPDGDGVDLLERLRNEGNDTAAIMMSGHATIDAAVKATRLGALDFLEKPLSTDRLLLVVENTLRLLRAEAEAQELKAEAGYFDELIGESRAMEELRAQIGRAARSQASILITGERGTGKELVARAIHRASPRSSGPLEKLNCAAVPKDLIESELFGHEAGAFTGATKLRRGKFERASAGTLFLDEVGDMPLDMQAKLLRVLQEHEVERVGGSETFKVNVRVVAATNRNLVEACNEGHFRPDLYDRLNVVPLALPPLRARREDIPLLAARFLAAAAKHNDRPGVRLSPEAVESLGRHSFPGNVRELKNLIERLVILSPDDTVTGTDVEHALGMGAQPKTAGLYRPDVPFRVLVEEAERTILEEALAHHSGQMAATARALGLERSHLYKKAKSLGLRDE; from the coding sequence ATGTCTCGAGCCCATCTGTTGGTGGTGGATGACGAAGTCGCCATCTTGAGCACGCTGAAGAAGGCGCTGACCCTTGAAGGTTACTCGGTGGACGTGGCTGGGGGCGTCGGCTTGGCGGCTGAGCGGCTGAGCCGCGGCAGCTACGATCTGATGATCCTCGACGTGGCGCTGCCGGACGGTGATGGCGTCGACCTGCTCGAACGACTACGCAACGAGGGCAACGACACCGCGGCTATCATGATGAGCGGACACGCGACGATCGACGCCGCGGTCAAGGCAACGCGCCTCGGCGCGCTCGACTTCTTGGAGAAGCCGCTCTCCACCGACCGCTTGCTGCTGGTGGTTGAGAACACCTTGCGACTGCTGCGCGCGGAGGCCGAGGCTCAGGAGCTGAAGGCCGAGGCCGGTTACTTCGATGAGCTGATCGGCGAGAGCCGAGCGATGGAGGAGCTGCGCGCACAAATCGGCAGAGCCGCAAGATCCCAAGCCAGCATTCTCATCACCGGTGAGCGGGGCACCGGCAAAGAGCTGGTTGCTCGAGCCATCCACCGAGCGTCGCCTCGCAGCTCCGGCCCTCTCGAGAAGCTGAACTGTGCGGCGGTCCCGAAGGATCTGATCGAGAGCGAGTTGTTCGGACACGAGGCGGGAGCTTTTACAGGAGCAACCAAGCTGCGCCGCGGCAAGTTCGAACGTGCGAGCGCTGGCACGCTATTCCTCGATGAGGTCGGCGACATGCCCCTCGACATGCAGGCCAAGCTGCTGCGCGTGCTGCAAGAGCATGAGGTGGAGCGAGTCGGCGGGAGCGAGACCTTCAAGGTCAACGTACGCGTGGTGGCCGCTACCAATCGCAACCTGGTGGAAGCCTGCAACGAGGGGCACTTCCGACCCGACCTGTATGACCGCCTCAACGTCGTGCCTCTCGCGCTTCCGCCGCTCCGAGCCCGGCGCGAAGACATTCCGCTACTCGCCGCGCGTTTCCTTGCGGCAGCAGCAAAGCACAACGACCGCCCTGGAGTGCGCCTTTCACCGGAGGCCGTGGAGAGCCTGGGGCGGCACTCGTTTCCTGGCAATGTGCGGGAGCTGAAGAACCTGATCGAGCGCCTGGTGATTCTCAGCCCGGACGACACCGTTACCGGAACTGACGTGGAACACGCGCTCGGAATGGGTGCTCAACCAAAAACAGCCGGGCTCTATCGGCCGGACGTGCCCTTCCGGGTACTCGTGGAAGAGGCGGAGCGAACCATTTTGGAGGAAGCCCTCGCTCACCACTCTGGCCAAATGGCGGCGACGGCACGCGCGCTCGGGCTGGAGCGCTCCCACTTGTACAAGAAGGCCAAGTCCCTCGGACTGCGGGACGAGTAG
- a CDS encoding DnaJ domain-containing protein: protein MSAPRPVASGVLSKTPLSNLLVYILDRELSGTLVLETPDGAKSALSFVRGVPAKARTSDAVIYLGRLLMEQGLIDDNIEATTLSRVVSEKKLFGQLLLEQGALTREQLIKSLQEQVTRKVEWMCGLPETTAYGFYQDVDFLQGYGGEPTPIRPLAALWRGVRRFGPNHLVDAALQRLGERPLRFHPDAAIKKFGLNNAENSVIDVVRAKSQPVSSLMRAELVDAQTLKRLVFVLFITRHLDLGEGSGDPIGGEAGPASSRRPEPSRPRGEPRSMKPSEHTPAETAAGDLSPEAKELRREVMDRFTVIDKQNYYEMLGVPETASTTEIQGAFFQLAKRFHPDKVASQLPMLREQVNKVFARISEANQVLTDDERRGEYERLMREGGASADEQEKVQQVLRAAQSFQKAEVLLKKRDLAGAAELAKKAADDDPEQADYLAFYAWVTSQLPERLEQNRYDDLIVLLDRCVAQEPENLRCRWYRGQLHKRADNVKLAIRDFRWVLEKNPRHVDAQREVRLYEMRRQTGHSVKPSGPPPKTSEPPGKGGLNADIGQIWGKLFKKDKS, encoded by the coding sequence ATGAGCGCGCCCCGGCCAGTTGCCTCCGGCGTCCTCTCCAAGACGCCGCTCAGCAATCTCTTGGTCTACATCCTGGACCGAGAACTCAGCGGAACCTTGGTGCTGGAAACCCCTGATGGCGCAAAGAGCGCGCTGAGCTTCGTGCGCGGCGTGCCCGCCAAGGCGCGCACGTCGGACGCGGTGATCTACCTCGGCCGCTTGCTCATGGAGCAAGGGCTGATCGACGACAACATTGAAGCCACCACGCTATCTCGGGTCGTTTCGGAGAAGAAGCTCTTCGGGCAGCTCCTCTTGGAACAAGGGGCGCTGACGCGCGAGCAACTGATCAAGTCTCTCCAAGAGCAGGTGACGCGCAAGGTCGAGTGGATGTGCGGTCTGCCCGAAACAACCGCATACGGTTTCTATCAGGACGTCGATTTTCTGCAGGGATATGGTGGTGAGCCTACGCCAATTCGCCCCTTGGCGGCTCTGTGGCGGGGCGTGCGCCGCTTTGGGCCGAATCACCTAGTCGATGCCGCGCTGCAGCGCCTTGGTGAGCGCCCCCTGCGTTTTCACCCCGACGCGGCGATCAAAAAGTTTGGCCTGAACAACGCGGAAAACTCCGTGATCGACGTGGTTCGAGCCAAGTCTCAACCCGTTTCGTCGCTGATGCGCGCCGAACTCGTCGACGCGCAAACGTTGAAGCGTCTGGTGTTCGTACTGTTCATCACGCGGCATCTCGATCTGGGGGAGGGCTCTGGCGACCCCATCGGGGGTGAGGCAGGCCCCGCGTCCTCTCGGCGGCCAGAGCCGAGTCGTCCGCGGGGTGAGCCGCGCAGCATGAAGCCTAGCGAGCATACCCCCGCGGAAACGGCTGCTGGGGACCTCTCCCCAGAGGCGAAGGAACTCAGACGCGAGGTGATGGACCGCTTCACCGTCATCGACAAGCAGAACTACTACGAGATGCTGGGCGTGCCGGAGACCGCCAGTACGACCGAGATCCAGGGCGCCTTCTTTCAGCTCGCCAAGCGCTTCCACCCCGACAAGGTCGCGTCTCAGCTGCCCATGCTGCGGGAGCAGGTCAACAAGGTGTTCGCACGCATCAGCGAAGCGAACCAGGTGCTCACCGACGACGAGCGGCGTGGCGAGTACGAGCGTTTGATGCGCGAGGGCGGCGCGAGCGCAGATGAGCAGGAGAAGGTGCAGCAGGTCCTGCGCGCTGCCCAGAGCTTTCAGAAGGCCGAAGTTCTACTCAAGAAGCGCGACCTCGCAGGTGCCGCGGAGCTGGCGAAGAAGGCGGCGGACGATGACCCCGAGCAAGCTGACTACCTCGCCTTCTACGCTTGGGTGACGAGCCAGCTCCCAGAGCGGCTGGAGCAGAACCGCTACGACGATCTGATCGTATTGCTGGACCGCTGTGTCGCACAGGAGCCCGAGAACTTGCGTTGCCGTTGGTATCGCGGGCAACTCCACAAGCGCGCCGACAATGTGAAGCTTGCAATCCGGGACTTCCGCTGGGTTTTAGAGAAGAACCCGCGTCATGTCGACGCGCAGCGCGAGGTCCGCCTGTACGAGATGCGGCGCCAGACAGGTCACTCGGTCAAGCCGTCTGGGCCCCCACCCAAGACCTCGGAACCTCCGGGAAAGGGCGGGCTAAACGCCGACATCGGTCAGATCTGGGGCAAGCTGTTCAAGAAGGACAAATCTTAA